Within Bactrocera neohumeralis isolate Rockhampton unplaced genomic scaffold, APGP_CSIRO_Bneo_wtdbg2-racon-allhic-juicebox.fasta_v2 ctg2547, whole genome shotgun sequence, the genomic segment TTGACGAAAGGAGGGTCATTGTTGCACACCGGGGCGACGCGCGTATTGCCCGGACTGCGCGTTCGAGAGCGTGGGATGGCTTCTCCTCCTTCCTGCACTCTGCGAGGCACTTGTTTTTCCCCTTTCCGTTTCCTTCCCCCTCTCTCTTTCCGTCTCTTTTCTCTCTATTTCCTCTCTTTTCCCactcttttttctcttttctctctTACGGGCTTCCTGCCCTGTTTTCCTGCGCGATCCCCCGTCCCCCGTCGGCTGCGTCGTGGCCAATGCAGCAACACCTTGTGCTGCGGTGACCGAGGCCGAGGACACGAGTCAGCATATGCTTCCCCTCTTCCCTGACCGCCCTGCCCCCTCGCTCTGGCTTGCACGCCCGCACCCGTTCGTTTAGCGCATTTTTCctcccttttctttttttttgtttggtcgGTTGGCTGCTCGTCTTGTGTATGTGCACAGGATCCCTCTCCCCTCCTCTCTCCCCTGCGAGCACCAAAACCCAACGCACGCGGATAGACGCGCGGCGCCACCGGCGCATTTGCGGTGCCTAGTGCCTCGCCCCGTAGACGATGCGGCGCCTTGTTACCCCTTTTTTTTGCCCTCCCTCCTCGTTTCCGTGCACGTTCCCACTCCTTGCTCTTCCTCTTCTCTCTTCCTCCCTCTCtcctccctctctctctctctcgcctCACTCGTGCCAGTAAGCTTCCAGAAGAAACCACCCTGTGTaatcaagcaacaacaaaagcaccaACCCTAACCTTCCCTACCCCCACCCCCGTCCCCACGACCATGGCCTTTCACGGTCGCTGGCCGGCGCCGcgcctgctgctgctgctggctgCGCTTGCGCTACTTGTGGGCGGAGCGGCTGCCTCGCAGGAGGTGACGAGCTCGACGACGATGCCGAGCGGGCAGCAGTACGACACCTTCGTGTTCACGATCAGCCCGGACATCCCCAAGAACCGTGAAACCGTGAGGCTGAGCGTGCCGCAGCCCACGATCACCGGCGGCGGTCTGACGCTGACTGGCTGGGCGGAGCACTCCCTCAAGGGCGAGTACGTGTTCGTATACGCCGTGGACGGCGCCACGATCACGGACAGCTCGCTGATCATCACGGGCGCGATTCCGGCCGATGGCACGGTGGTGCTGAGAAACACGCAGGCGCGGAGCGCGATACCGATGCCTGTGTTCGACTTCAGCACGATGAGCTTCACTGGCAACGTGAGCGTGACCGTGCAAGGCAGCAACGTGCAGTACAGCGGCGTTGGCGTGGACGCCGTTGTGGTGCAGGTCGGCGAGGCCGATGCCCCTGCCCTGGTGACCGACTACAGCTTCCTGCAGGTGCTTGGCATGCGCGTGAGCGGCGGCTCCTGCGTGCTGAGCATTGTGGGGGGCAACCCGGAGCAGTCTGTGGCTACGGTGATTGGCAACGCTGCGGTTGCCCTTGACGTGGTCGAGGCGGATGGGCTGAGTCGTGCCGCGCTGTGCGTGGAGGGCGCCGTCATCGTGAGCCTGAACAGCGCTGCGCGCGTGACGAGGAGCCAGCTGAAGGCCGCCACGCTCGACGGCGTCAAGCGCTCCCCGAAGCTTGCGATTGACGTGTCGGCTGGCAAGCTGACCGTGATCAGCGCGTCGATGTTCGTCGTGAAGAACGTGAGCATTCCCGACGGCGGCGTGCTTGGGTCGACGGGCGGTGCGCTGCTGACGCTGGGCTCTGTGAACCTCGACTCGATCATCGCCATCATTGGCATTGACGCCAAGACGTTCTGCCCGTCGTGCACGGTTGATGGCTTTCCTTCCTCTCAGGACAAGTCGTCGTATGTGTACGCGCAGGACTGGACAATCGACGGCCGCCCGACGACCGACTACAGCGACCAGGCTCGGCGGCGCGACGGGCCTCACAAACGGGCGTGGCAGCGATGGCAAGTGCCGGTCCGCGTACTGCCTCCCCGTCAACTCGAAGCCCGTCGACTCGAGCTCCCCCAGTGCGGGTGCAACTGCAAGGACGGCTCGTTTCTACCCATGTGCCTGAACAAGGAGGACAAGTCCTTGACGTACCAGACCTGCAGTGACGTGCACTGTGTCGATTGCGGGACGGCCAACGGCGCCGGGTGCAAGCAATGCCTGCCGAACTACGACCTGGACGCCAGCGGCCGGTGCGTTGTCGTGAAGTGCGAGGTCGAGCACTGCACCAAATGCACGACGGACGACGCCGGCGTGTGCGCGAAGTGCGAGGCGGGCTACGGCCTGGTGGGTGGCAAGTGCCAGGCGTGCGGCGTGAACTACTGCACGTCGTGCGACGGCGATACGAGCTTATGCAATGCCTGCTTCAGCGGATTCACCCTGAGCGTTGACCGCAAGAGCTGCGTCGCCGCCGGTCACGGAGTGCAGCGCGACGAACTGCGTCAAGTGCGTCACCGGCAGCGTGTGCCGGTGCGCCATCTGCAAGGAGGGCTACGGGCTGCTTTCCACCGGCCGGTGCTGCCGGTGCGCGGACGCGAACTGCAAGACGTGCGACGGAGACGTGAGGAAGTGTACGGCGTGCAACAGCGGGTACACCCTGACGGAAGCGTTATCGGCACCTGCTCGCCGGGTGGGATGTGCAAGGTGCCCAACTGCGCGCAGTGCCGCGCCGGGAATGTGAACGTGTGCCAAAGGTGCGTCAACGGCTACGACGTCAACCCGGCGAGCGGCAGGTGCGTGGTGGAGGGCTCCTGCCCAGCGAAGCACTGTTGGGACTGTGCCTTGGGCAATCCGAACTTTGCCTGGTATGCGGCGACATCAACACGCCCAACATCATTTACGGCCCCGACCACATAGGCGTCTGCCAGGTCATCCCGGACCCCGCCTGCGGGTTGACCAACTGCCTCAAGTGCCGGCCCGGCTACGAAGGCCGCCAGTGCGAAAAGTGCTCCCCTGGCTTCATGGTGAGCACCACCGGTAAATGCGGCGTGCCGCCCTTTGCGAGATCGCCTATTGTGACAAGTGCCACATCTTCAACCACAAGTACTGCGTGAAATGCATGCCGCCCTTGATCCCCATGGATGGCCTGTGCTTGCCTCCTGGCACGATGGGCGCCTCTGGGCTCGTGCCGTCGTACTCCCTGATCGTGGCGGCCGTTGCCCTGCTTGCCGCCGCTGCCGCTGGCCTGGTCTAGCTGCCGTCGCCGCCTTGTGTAGCGCGCGTCCCCTCCCCTCCTCCGCCTCTCCTCTCCCTCTCCCTTCCCCTTCTCCCTTTCCCTCTCCCTTTCTCCCTTCCCTCTCCCCGTCCAGCTGGGCGTGCTGGCTCCTCAATGGGTGTGACCGTGTGCTGTTCCCCTTGACGGCCTATCCGCCCTGCAATACCTTTGTGGACAGCCTTGTTTCCTGAGTTGCCTCCTTGGCACGCTTCTCTGTTTTCTTCACTAATGGTGGAACCCACTTAACCCGTTCTTTACGCAAGTTGTACCTTTGACGACTGGCAAACCGttcttttccttcttttttttttttttttgccccgTGAAAGCGAGCTAAATTCGCCTTTCCTCCCTATTTTTTGTTCTTATCCCGTTGTCCCTTAGTGTCTCGTCTGCCCCGGTATGCTGCTGTTTTGCACGTTCCTCTTTGACGAAAGGAGGGTCATTGTTGCACACCGGGGCGACGCGCGTATTGCCCGGACTGCGCGTTCGAGAGCGTGGGATGGCTTCTCCTCCTTCCTGCACTCTGCGAGGCACTTGTTTTTCCCCTTTCCGTTTCCTTCCCCCTCTCTCTTCCGtctcttttctctctcttttcccTCTCTTTCCcactcttttttttcttttacggGCCTCCTGCCCTGTTTTCCTGCGCGATCCCCCGTCCCCCGTCGGCTGCGTCGTGGCCAATGCAGCAACACCTTGTGCTGCGGTGACCGAGGCCGAGGACACGAGTCAGCATATGCTTCCCCTCTTCCCTGACCGCCCCCGCCCCCTCGCTCTGGCTTGCACGCCCGCACCCGTTCGTTTAGCGCATTTTTCCtccctttttttttcttttttgtttggtcGGTTGGCTGCTCGTCTTGTGTATGTGCACAGGATCCCTCTCCCCCTCCTCTCTCTTCTGCGAGCACCAAAACCCAACGCACGCGGATAGACGCGCGGCGCCACCGGCGCATTTGCGGTGTCTAGTGCCTCGCCCCGTAGACGATGCGGCGCCTTGTTACCCCTCCTTTCGCCCTCCCTCCTCGTTTCCGTGCACGTTCCCACTCCTCCCTCTTTCCCTCCCTCTCTccctccctctctctctctccccgCCTCACTCGTGCCAGTAAGCTTCCAGAAGAAACCGCCCTGTGCaatcaagcaacaacaacaaaagtaccAATTCTAACCTTCCCCACCCCACCCCCACCCCCTCACGACCATGGCCTTTCACGGTCGCTGGCCGGCGCCGcgcctgctgctgctgctgttggctGCGCTTGCGCTACTTGTGGGCGGAGCGGCTGCCTCGCAGGAGGTGACGAGCTCGACGACGATGCCGAGCGGGCAGCAGTACGACACCTTCGTGTTCACGATCAGCCCGGACATCCCCAAGAACCGTGAAGTCGTGAGGCTGAGCGTGCCGCAGCCCACGATCACCGGCGGCGGTCTGACGCTGACTGGCTGGGCGGAGCATCAAGGCGAGTACGCGTTAGAATGGTACCGGTTCGTGCATACACTCGGTGCAGCTGTGTAGGGTGAGCAAGTCAGCTGACCGCTGCGACAGTCAAATTTCTTCCTGCTCCCTTCATTCCCGCGATCGGTGAAGGAAGTGGTGCCTGTTGTTTCGTGGATTGCGCGCCTGTCTTTTGTGTGCTTGCAAGCAGGAAAAGACTCGGACACTTCTTTGGCGGGCGCAAGGCTCGAACTGGTATTTCCGCTTTGTAGGCGCACGCATGTCGGCGACATCATgacgtgtgcgtgtgtgtggttgggggggggggggaggTAAAGATCTCTCTGTTCTCCCTAACTTGACCCGCGGTAGGCGCGCCTCGctcctttttttttgtgacGGGAGGAGAGAGGAAGTGTCAGTAGTTTGGTTTCTGAACGAGGCGACGGTGCCTACAAGGCGCGTCTAGAAAGAGCCGTGCTTCGACATGGTGAATGCCCGGGTCACTGTGCGTCCGTTATCGCACCAGTGACAGTGCCGGACGTTTGATGCCGAGAAAGGGGGGAAAAGGAGCTAAGAGTCACCGTGTAAGAGTCTGCTAACGTCTTTGACTTGTCAGACGCTTTGGTTAGGATGTCGCCTACTTGTGCATTTGAAACAAAATCGTGGAAGGCAGCAACAAAAGACCGTTAAACCACGCTGGAGTGAAAGGACTTGGCAGGCAAAAGGACAGAGCACAACGACGAAGGATGCACACGCGGAAAAGAAATGATAACTCTATGGAAGAAGGCGGGGTCAACAACAGGAACAACAGAAGAATGACGAGGCAATCTTCAGCGCCACTGTACAGCGCTACGGGGAAGAAAAGGAGTGGTTGGCGGTGGAGGAAATGCCAAATCCAAACTGGCAATCGCTACCAGAAAAACGGatgtgctttttttttttttgcctcttGTAATATCACGAACAACTAACCCCGCAgcacttttcgttttttttactcGTCAGCGCTACTCACAACGCTTTCACATCTTGTCAggttttgcagttttttttttagtgttcGACCccctctttttttctttctttttctttccgcTCTCCccctttctttctttctctctctctctctctctctcgtcTATCCTCATCCACGGTCTCGCATTACACGTTCTGCGTCTCATCCCTTTTCCTTTTCACCTTTACGGATCGCTGTCATCCTATCGTGCGTTCTTCCCcccctttctttttttttttgcgttgactttattcttttgttgtttttttttctccttcTCAGCCTTTCTCACTTTCCTTTTTTCTGCCACTGTCTCGCGTGCCACGTCGGAGCAACGTGCTGGCACTGGCAGAGCTGCCGACAGATGTGCCGGAAGCGGAGGGCAGGAAGAGGAGGAGGGGGAAAGGAAACCGCTTTTTCTACCGCCACGTGCACCCTGATGCGACACCATCTTTTCGTGAAGATTGCCGCGCATACTCGCAGTA encodes:
- the LOC126766790 gene encoding uncharacterized protein LOC126766790, whose translation is MAFHGRWPAPRLLLLLAALALLVGGAAASQEVTSSTTMPSGQQYDTFVFTISPDIPKNRETVRLSVPQPTITGGGLTLTGWAEHSLKGEYVFVYAVDGATITDSSLIITGAIPADGTVVLRNTQARSAIPMPVFDFSTMSFTGNVSVTVQGSNVQYSGVGVDAVVVQVGEADAPALVTDYSFLQVLGMRVSGGSCVLSIVGGNPEQSVATVIGNAAVALDVVEADGLSRAALCVEGAVIVSLNSAARVTRSQLKAATLDGVKRSPKLAIDVSAGKLTVISASMFVVKNVSIPDGGVLGSTGGALLTLGSVNLDSIIAIIGIDAKTFCPSCTVDGFPSSQDKSSYVYAQDWTIDGRPTTDYSDQARRRDGPHKRAWQRWQVPVRVLPPRQLEARRLELPQCGCNCKDGSFLPMCLNKEDKSLTYQTCSDVHCVDCGTANGAGCKQCLPNYDLDASGRCVVVKCEVEHCTKCTTDDAGVCAKCEAGYGLVGGKCQACGVNYCTSCDGDTSLCNACFSGFTLSVDRKSCVAAGHGVQRDELRQVRHRQRVPVRHLQGGLRAAFHRPVLPVRGRELQDVRRRREEVYGVQQRVHPDGSVIGTCSPGGMCKVPNCAQCRAGNVNVCQRCVNGYDVNPASGRCVVEGSCPAKHCWDCALGNPNFAWYAATSTRPTSFTAPTT